Genomic window (Zingiber officinale cultivar Zhangliang chromosome 2B, Zo_v1.1, whole genome shotgun sequence):
CCAGGTAATGCAGAATCTGTTTGGGCTGAAGATGCTGAAAAATTCCGAAGCTAATTTGCAGTAGAATCTAACTTATTTTGAACAAAATCTGGAGGTTGCACAACATTTGTTGAAGCTGGAATTGAACCTGATGAAACCAGATTTGATCCACCTGGAACATTCCGCACTAATTCTGAAGTTGTCTTACCACTTCGAAGAGTCAATGCACTAACATTTCTCCTAGGATTTGGAGTTGTTTGTGAAGGCAATTGATTTGATCCTTGGACTTGCCTCTGATTGATGTTGCTTGCCAACTGGCCAATTTGTCTCTCAATGTTTTGCAAAGCAGAATCGGTCCTCTGTTGATGTTGTTGCTGCTGTAAAACTAATTGCTGCTGTTGCAAAATCTGCTGCATCATATCCTCCATCTTTTGTTGCTGCTGTGTACTTGCTGCATTTGAACTGTTGTTACTACTTTGATTTGAATAGGACCTCGgttgagaagaaaaagaagaatttgGTTGCTGCCAATTCTGTGTAGATTGCTGGAAATTCTGTGTAGGTTGTAAATTTTGTGTAGGTTGTTGGAAATTCTGTATTTGCTGCTGAAAATTTGGTTGCTGATTTTGTGGATGGAAAGAGGCATATGATTGCTGTTGGAACTGATTAGGATGCTGAAATTGTTGATTTTGATGCTAGAATTGGTTTGGAACAGCAAGTGACTGAAATTGCTGATATTAAAACTGATTTGGAGCGTTGGATTGTTGAAATTGCTGAAAATTATGCACATTCTGATTTTGAGGTGGTTGTTGGTAGAAGGAATTCCCGTACTTTAAATTTGGATGATCCTTCCAACCCGGATTGTAGGTGGAAAATTTTGGATCATATCTTTGCTGAAATTGTGGTCTTGATATAGCCGCCATTGATTCATCTTGATGGAGATTTGGACATAATTCCGAAGTGTGCTCTTGACTCGAACAAATGCCACAAACTCTCATCGTTTGAACTGGAAAAGATGAAACTTGGCTAGCACTATTCAACGCCATTTGTTTTACTAAAGATGTCAACTCCAACAATGAACTCTTGTTCTCCTTTTACTCATTTGATACCGTTTGAACTTCACCAACTCCTCTAGTAGTAAGTGCCCTACTCCCAAATTGTTGAGAATTTTCTGCCATATTTGCAATGAGTTCCCTTGCTTGTTCTGGAGTCTTGTTAACCAAAACACCTCCAGCTGCAGCATCAATCATGCTCCTATCCATAGGTAACAAACCTTCATAAAAATATTGAACAAGTAACTGGTCACTAATTTGATGTTGAGGACAGCTTGAACACAATTTCTTGAACCTCTCCCAGTAATCATAAAGAGTCTCTCCCACAACTTGTGGAATACCACAGATGTTCTTCCTTATAGTTGTGGTTCTAGAAGCCGGGAAGTATTTCTCTAAAAATGCCCTCTTCATGTCAATCCAACTCGTAATGAATCCGGCTGGAAGATAGTACAACCATTCCTTTGCTGATCCTGATAATGAAAATGGGAAGGCTCTCAACTTGATATCCTCCTCTGAAATGCCTTGTGGTTTCATAGTAGAGCAAACCACATGGAACTCATGCAAATATCTGTTAGGATCTTCCCCTAATAAGCCTTGAAACTTAGGAAGCAAATGAATTAAACCCGATCTGAGCTCGAAATCCACTGACAAGTCTAGATAAGTAATGCAAGAATACTTGTAAGCCGTATCAGGAGCAGCAAGTTCCTTCATAGTTCTGTTGTTCTTTGCCATTGAAATatccaaaacttgaaaattacttTCAGAAATTTCTGGTGTTCTCTCTTGAATCCTCAAAGCTCTAAAAGTCCTCTCTATCTCTGGATCAAGCTCAAACAATTTATCGCATGAAGACCTGGTCATAAACCACAATCAACAAGTAGCAACAAGTCGATAGGCAATAAATCAAGACAATGAAAATGAAGAAGAGATAACACTCTGCACAATCTAAAATCAAACAAACAATACTAGTTTTTGTTTcctcggcaacgacgccaaaatttgataagcctaaAATTTTACGTGTCACAAATGGACTTATCAAATTAACGTAATGTTTTAGAACCCTAAATTTGCACAAGAATTATGTAGTATAGGGCCCAAGTCGATTTCCTCAAGGAAACTAGTTGGTGAGTATTTGATTCATATCCAAATCTCTTCTTGGGTTCTTTTTGGGTTTTCTTCTTAAAAGTGGGGTTGTGGGGTTTTGAACTAAAtcctaaattaaaatcaaaatacaaaccaGTAAAATAGACGATAATTATCTAAATCTAATCTACagcagaatttaaattcaacaagAAAGCTAAATTTTTTAACAAGCTAAAGATACTTATCCTAAAGTAATTAGAAGAGCAACTAAACTTAAAGACCAACACAACTCAACTtaaatttgtagaaaattatagaatCACACAGCAGAATTGAAAGGCAGATCAAACACTTAGAATCACAATTTTCACAAACAAAATTTGCTAAATTAAGTAGGGaataaaatgcaaaattaaaATGTGTAGAAACTGAATTGCAGCTAAATTGTAGAATTTAGTCTAATGTGCAGGACATAAATTGCAGtaacaagtttgcaggaaaaaGATGATTAAAGAACTAAATTGCACTAACAAAAATTAAAGAGTTCAAGTGCAGTAGTAAGAATTTGGAAACAGGAATTGAAGAAACAAAATTGCAGGAACAAAATACTTAATCTAAATTGCAGAAATGAAACTAGCCAAACTTAATCTCAATCAATTCTCAACACCAaactccttgccgtcacacaaggaccaGAATTGAAATCTTCGACTCCGGAAATCAGA
Coding sequences:
- the LOC122048646 gene encoding serum response factor homolog A-like yields the protein MAAISRPQFQQRYDPKFSTYNPGWKDHPNLKYGNSFYQQPPQNQNHQNQQFQHPNQFQQQSYASFHPQNQQPNFQQQIQNFQQPTQNLQPTQNFQQSTQNWQQPNSSFSSQPRSYSNQSSNNSSNAASTQQQQKMEDMMQQILQQQQLVLQQQQHQQRTDSALQNIERQIGQLASNINQRQVQGSNQLPSQTTPNPRRNVSALTLRSGKTTSELVRNVPGGSNLVSSGSIPASTNVVQPPDFVQNKLDSTAN